Proteins encoded by one window of Chryseobacterium aquaeductus:
- a CDS encoding aspartate kinase, with the protein MKIFKFGGASVKDAESVKNVSMVLKSQGFDKCLLVISAMGKTTNELEKVVELYFKKEDYQTEIEKIKQKHIEIAKGLFQNNHVVFDEINLFFDDIVSFLRRNKSPNYNFVYDQVVSCGEMISTKIVSEYLNDIQFINQWLDARDYIKTDDSYRDGVVNWQKTEEFVSTLNSSQSYVTQGFIGSDDNNFTVTLGREGSDYSAAIFAYCLNATAMTIWKDVPGVMTGDPRKFENVSLLSNISYEEAIEMAYYGASVIHPKTLQPLQQKNIPFYVKSFIDPTKEGTKVGASEKNQSEESYILKDNQTLLKIFTRDFSFIAEDHMSLIFTHLAKYKIKVSLMQNSAISLALCLEDKFLKIDQLNEELQKVFKTEVVKNVSLFTVRNAKMENIGKFYQEKSVLLEQIAKNTLQMVTQ; encoded by the coding sequence ATGAAAATTTTCAAGTTTGGTGGAGCTTCGGTGAAAGATGCCGAAAGTGTAAAAAATGTGTCTATGGTTCTAAAAAGCCAGGGCTTTGATAAATGTCTGCTAGTGATCTCAGCAATGGGTAAAACGACCAATGAACTGGAGAAAGTAGTAGAACTTTATTTTAAAAAAGAAGACTATCAAACAGAAATTGAAAAGATAAAACAGAAACACATTGAAATAGCCAAGGGGCTTTTCCAGAATAATCATGTGGTTTTCGATGAGATCAATCTTTTTTTTGATGATATTGTTTCATTTTTAAGAAGAAATAAATCTCCCAATTATAATTTTGTTTACGATCAAGTGGTCAGTTGTGGAGAGATGATCTCAACAAAAATTGTAAGCGAATATCTAAACGATATTCAGTTTATCAACCAATGGCTGGATGCAAGAGACTATATAAAAACTGATGATTCTTACAGAGACGGTGTAGTCAACTGGCAAAAGACTGAAGAATTTGTCTCTACTTTAAATTCTTCGCAATCTTATGTCACTCAAGGTTTTATTGGTTCTGACGACAATAATTTCACAGTAACATTGGGAAGAGAAGGCTCAGATTATTCTGCAGCTATCTTTGCGTACTGCCTTAATGCTACTGCAATGACGATCTGGAAAGACGTGCCAGGAGTGATGACTGGAGATCCCAGAAAATTTGAAAACGTCTCTCTACTTTCCAACATTTCTTATGAGGAGGCGATTGAGATGGCATATTATGGCGCAAGTGTGATACACCCGAAAACTTTGCAGCCTTTACAACAAAAAAATATTCCTTTTTATGTAAAATCATTTATTGATCCTACCAAGGAAGGAACCAAAGTTGGAGCTTCCGAGAAAAATCAGAGCGAAGAGTCTTATATTTTAAAGGATAATCAGACTTTGCTTAAAATTTTCACCAGAGACTTCTCTTTTATTGCAGAAGACCACATGAGTTTAATCTTTACTCATTTGGCGAAATACAAAATTAAAGTTTCATTGATGCAAAATTCTGCGATCTCTTTAGCATTGTGTCTTGAAGATAAATTTTTGAAAATTGATCAACTCAATGAAGAACTACAAAAAGTTTTCAAAACCGAAGTAGTAAAAAATGTATCTTTATTTACTGTAAGAAATGCAAAAATGGAAAATATTGGGAAATTCTACCAGGAAAAAAGTGTATTATTGGAGCAAATTGCGAAAAATACACTTCAAATGGTAACACAATAA
- a CDS encoding glutamine--tRNA ligase/YqeY domain fusion protein, producing the protein MEEEEKKSLNFIEQIIEDDLANGLNKDQIRFRFPPEPNGYLHIGHTKAICINFGLGEKYNAPVNLRFDDTNPEKEEQEFVDSIKKDVEWLGFKWDKELYASDYFQQLYDWAVKLIKEGKAYVDEQPSQTITEQRKNPAEPGVESPYRNRPVEESLDLFEKMKNGEFESGSMSLRAKIDMVSPNMNMRDPVMYRILNKPHHRTGTTWKIYPMYDWAHGESDYLEQVSHSLCSLEFENHRPLYNWYLDQVYEEGKIKNKQREFARMNVSYMITSKRKLQRLVAENAVTGWDDPRMPTISGMRRKGFTPTSIKNFIEKVGVAKRENLISIQLLDFCVREDLNKVAKRVMAVVDPVKLIIENYPEGQEEWLETENNPEQEDAGTRQIPFSREIYIEREDFQEEANKKFFRLKLGGEVRLKSAYIIKAERVDKDENGEITTIYATYDEKSKSGSGTEESLRKVKGTLHWVSASHAIPVDVRIYDNLFTVEQPDAEKDVDFLNFINPESMSVIKAFAEPALKDVAVEEPLQFQRIGYFTKDQDSTEENLVFNRTVTLKDSYKPE; encoded by the coding sequence ATGGAAGAAGAAGAAAAAAAATCACTCAATTTTATTGAGCAAATTATAGAAGATGATTTGGCAAACGGACTGAATAAAGATCAGATACGTTTCCGTTTTCCGCCAGAACCCAATGGTTATCTGCATATCGGTCATACAAAAGCGATCTGTATCAACTTTGGTTTGGGCGAAAAATACAATGCTCCTGTAAACCTCCGTTTTGACGATACAAACCCTGAAAAAGAAGAGCAGGAGTTTGTAGATTCCATCAAAAAAGATGTTGAATGGCTGGGTTTCAAGTGGGATAAAGAATTGTATGCATCAGACTACTTCCAGCAACTTTACGATTGGGCAGTGAAGCTTATCAAAGAAGGAAAGGCGTATGTAGACGAGCAACCTTCTCAAACAATTACCGAACAGAGAAAAAATCCTGCAGAGCCAGGAGTTGAATCTCCTTACAGAAATCGTCCGGTTGAGGAATCTTTAGATTTATTCGAAAAGATGAAAAACGGGGAGTTTGAAAGCGGATCAATGTCTCTTCGTGCAAAAATTGATATGGTCTCACCCAATATGAATATGCGTGATCCTGTGATGTACAGAATTTTGAATAAACCACACCACAGAACCGGTACAACCTGGAAAATTTATCCGATGTACGATTGGGCACATGGCGAATCAGATTATTTGGAGCAGGTTTCACACTCATTATGTTCTTTAGAATTTGAAAATCACAGACCGTTGTACAACTGGTATCTGGATCAGGTTTATGAAGAAGGAAAGATTAAAAACAAGCAAAGAGAATTTGCAAGAATGAATGTTTCTTATATGATTACTTCTAAAAGGAAACTTCAAAGACTGGTTGCCGAAAATGCAGTAACGGGCTGGGATGATCCTAGAATGCCTACTATTTCAGGAATGAGAAGAAAAGGATTTACACCAACTTCCATCAAAAATTTTATTGAGAAAGTAGGTGTTGCAAAAAGAGAAAATCTTATATCGATACAGCTGCTGGACTTCTGCGTGCGTGAAGACTTGAATAAAGTTGCAAAACGTGTAATGGCAGTCGTTGATCCTGTAAAATTGATCATAGAAAATTATCCTGAAGGTCAGGAAGAATGGCTGGAAACGGAAAACAATCCTGAGCAGGAAGATGCCGGAACAAGACAAATTCCTTTCTCAAGAGAAATATATATCGAGCGTGAAGATTTTCAGGAAGAAGCAAATAAAAAATTCTTCAGATTAAAATTAGGCGGCGAAGTGCGTTTGAAGTCTGCATACATCATTAAAGCTGAAAGAGTAGACAAAGATGAGAACGGAGAAATCACAACAATCTACGCTACTTACGATGAAAAATCTAAATCGGGAAGTGGTACAGAGGAAAGTTTACGAAAAGTAAAAGGAACACTTCATTGGGTTTCTGCGTCACACGCCATTCCTGTAGATGTGAGAATCTACGATAATCTGTTTACCGTAGAACAGCCTGATGCTGAGAAAGATGTAGATTTTTTAAATTTCATTAATCCGGAATCTATGTCTGTAATAAAAGCTTTTGCTGAACCTGCTTTGAAGGATGTTGCTGTGGAAGAACCTCTTCAGTTTCAGAGAATTGGCTATTTTACGAAAGACCAAGATTCTACCGAAGAAAATTTGGTATTTAACAGAACGGTAACTTTAAAAGACTCCTATAAGCCGGAGTAA
- a CDS encoding YciI family protein, translating into MTEYLLLFRNASAENGYLATSQDMAQDMAKWQSWIGNIAMQGKLVHTAPIRYEASIVDKNGVSVGPHKETNSVLVSGFLICKSDNLEEVQEWSKTCPILKYPNSTVEIRPLIPFPTS; encoded by the coding sequence ATGACAGAATATCTATTACTATTCAGAAATGCAAGTGCCGAAAATGGCTATTTAGCAACCTCGCAAGATATGGCGCAAGATATGGCCAAATGGCAATCTTGGATAGGAAATATCGCAATGCAAGGTAAATTGGTACACACTGCACCCATTCGTTATGAAGCATCAATTGTTGACAAAAATGGAGTTTCAGTTGGACCGCACAAAGAAACTAACAGTGTTTTGGTTTCAGGATTTTTAATCTGCAAATCGGACAATCTGGAAGAAGTGCAAGAATGGAGCAAGACATGCCCAATTCTAAAATATCCAAACAGCACGGTAGAAATCAGACCGCTTATCCCATTTCCTACCAGCTAA
- a CDS encoding bestrophin family protein: MYVGKEFKFSLLWHFARKNLFRTLLVSLAVCILYEIVGWKWIGISFIPIATIGTAVAFYVGFKNNQAYDRLWEARKIWGGITNTSRSFTAMLIAVVPDKDIQREFLYRHISWVNILRLQLRKIIPWATSKEDLHQTFLSEKMNWNNLKPV; this comes from the coding sequence ATGTATGTAGGAAAAGAATTTAAGTTTTCATTGCTTTGGCATTTTGCTCGTAAAAATCTGTTTAGAACTTTATTGGTATCTCTTGCTGTGTGTATTTTATATGAAATAGTAGGTTGGAAATGGATAGGAATATCTTTTATACCAATTGCTACAATAGGAACTGCGGTTGCTTTTTATGTAGGATTTAAAAATAATCAGGCATACGATCGCTTGTGGGAAGCTCGGAAAATATGGGGCGGAATTACCAATACCAGTCGAAGTTTCACAGCAATGTTGATTGCAGTAGTTCCGGATAAAGATATACAAAGAGAATTTTTGTATAGACATATCAGCTGGGTCAATATTTTACGGCTTCAGTTGCGGAAAATCATTCCATGGGCTACAAGTAAAGAAGACCTTCATCAAACATTTTTGAGTGAAAAAATGAATTGGAACAATTTGAAGCCGGTGTAA
- the fbp gene encoding class 1 fructose-bisphosphatase has translation MSDQPLQTLGEFLIDKQEDFQYSTGEFSRLLSAIRLASKVVNREVNKAGIVDITGAAGNQNIQGEEQQKLDVIANDIFITALSQREVVCGIASEENDDFIDIKCGENGHLSKYVVLIDPLDGSSNIDVNVSVGTIFSIYRRVSEPGTPVQLEDFLQKGINQIAAGYVIYGSSTMIVYTTGNGVNGFTLDPSLGTYYLSHPNMMFPRTGKIYSINEGNYIKFPQGVKNYLKYCQMEEGDRPYTSRYIGSLVADFHRNMLKGGIYIYPSYGQSPNGKLRLLYECNPMAFLAEQAGGKATDGFRRIMEVEPTELHQRIPFFAGSVDMVEKAEEFMRIDSVK, from the coding sequence ATGTCAGATCAACCATTACAGACTTTAGGAGAATTTTTAATCGATAAACAGGAAGATTTTCAATATTCAACTGGTGAATTTTCACGTCTTCTAAGTGCTATAAGACTGGCGTCCAAAGTCGTAAACAGGGAAGTTAACAAAGCGGGAATTGTAGATATTACAGGTGCTGCAGGAAATCAGAATATTCAGGGCGAAGAACAGCAAAAGCTTGATGTTATTGCAAATGATATTTTTATTACGGCACTTTCTCAACGAGAAGTTGTTTGCGGAATTGCTTCTGAAGAGAATGACGATTTTATAGACATCAAATGTGGCGAAAATGGTCACTTAAGCAAATATGTTGTATTGATCGATCCTTTGGATGGCTCTTCAAATATTGATGTGAATGTTTCTGTAGGAACTATATTTTCAATTTACAGAAGAGTTTCAGAACCGGGAACTCCGGTGCAGCTTGAAGATTTCTTACAAAAAGGAATCAATCAGATTGCCGCAGGATACGTTATTTACGGTTCGTCTACCATGATTGTTTATACGACAGGAAATGGTGTGAATGGGTTTACATTAGATCCTTCTTTAGGAACGTATTATCTTTCTCATCCCAATATGATGTTCCCAAGAACGGGTAAAATTTACTCAATCAATGAAGGTAATTATATTAAATTCCCTCAAGGAGTTAAAAATTATCTGAAATACTGTCAGATGGAAGAAGGAGATCGTCCTTACACTTCAAGATATATTGGTTCGTTAGTAGCAGATTTTCACAGAAATATGCTGAAAGGCGGAATTTATATCTACCCATCTTACGGGCAATCGCCCAACGGTAAACTGAGGTTATTGTATGAGTGTAATCCGATGGCATTTTTGGCTGAACAAGCAGGTGGAAAGGCAACTGATGGTTTCAGAAGAATCATGGAGGTTGAGCCTACCGAACTTCATCAGAGAATACCGTTTTTTGCAGGAAGTGTAGATATGGTAGAAAAAGCAGAAGAATTTATGCGAATTGACAGCGTAAAATAA
- a CDS encoding NAD(P)-binding domain-containing protein: MKIAIIGSGNVGGALAQQWVKAGHTVLIGAQFPLSEKTFR, translated from the coding sequence ATGAAAATAGCTATTATAGGATCAGGAAATGTAGGTGGCGCTTTAGCACAGCAATGGGTAAAAGCTGGGCATACAGTTTTAATAGGTGCACAATTTCCTTTGAGTGAGAAAACATTTCGTTAG
- a CDS encoding alpha/beta hydrolase, producing MAVYILSNRKIIRHKGEKEDSFSNDEYSIPNFRIAKCNFENHKETTTQAKKKKDYTNRKILDYQLFSEPEKQGYEEVLEVLLNEKGLKKSNLTANNLGGSQKMFYELYKNISSTKVRSDVLIFIHGYAYSFDDELKAIIDLKKLFIDNPESPIEHILFVSWPASRSLIPMTYFDDKASSINSGTSLVRLFYFYTQFLKDIFSHKDLKPCNQHIHLMTHSLGNRVLQSMLYSLKRENILRVIDQVLLLNADVSYKVFDDAEDSFNKLPLLANRVSIYLNRKDAILGISQFTKNILTPRLGKNGPSNIEHFKDIVSIVDCTYIENDLKNTFKFEFGNHWGYLSSSQAQSDIFQTLNGIDRNLITNRTKNNEYTFTINYQ from the coding sequence ATGGCTGTTTATATTCTCAGCAATCGCAAGATCATCCGCCATAAAGGAGAAAAAGAAGATTCATTTTCAAACGATGAATACTCAATTCCTAATTTCAGAATTGCAAAATGTAATTTTGAGAATCATAAAGAAACTACCACCCAGGCAAAGAAAAAGAAAGACTACACCAACAGAAAAATTTTAGATTATCAATTGTTTTCAGAACCTGAAAAGCAAGGTTATGAAGAAGTTTTGGAAGTTTTACTCAATGAAAAAGGTCTTAAAAAATCAAATTTAACTGCCAATAACCTCGGTGGAAGCCAAAAAATGTTTTACGAATTGTATAAAAATATATCTTCTACAAAGGTCAGAAGTGATGTTTTAATATTTATTCATGGTTATGCATACTCTTTTGATGATGAGCTGAAGGCTATTATTGATCTTAAAAAATTATTTATCGATAATCCTGAATCACCGATCGAGCATATTTTGTTTGTAAGCTGGCCGGCGTCTAGAAGCCTTATTCCCATGACTTATTTTGATGATAAGGCATCAAGTATCAATTCAGGAACTTCTCTGGTAAGATTATTCTATTTTTACACTCAGTTTTTAAAAGATATTTTTTCACATAAAGATCTCAAACCATGCAATCAGCATATTCATCTGATGACGCATTCTTTGGGAAATCGCGTACTTCAGAGTATGTTGTATAGTCTTAAAAGAGAGAATATTCTGAGAGTAATTGATCAGGTTTTACTATTGAATGCAGATGTATCTTACAAAGTTTTTGATGATGCGGAAGACTCTTTTAATAAACTTCCGTTGCTGGCAAATAGAGTTTCAATTTATCTAAACAGAAAAGATGCAATTTTAGGAATTTCACAGTTTACAAAGAACATTCTCACGCCAAGATTAGGAAAAAACGGACCTTCAAATATCGAGCATTTTAAAGATATTGTTTCGATTGTCGATTGTACTTACATAGAGAATGATTTGAAAAACACATTCAAATTTGAGTTTGGAAATCACTGGGGCTACCTTTCTAGTTCGCAGGCACAAAGTGATATTTTTCAAACATTGAATGGAATTGACAGAAATCTAATTACCAACAGAACTAAAAACAATGAATACACCTTTACTATTAATTATCAGTAA
- a CDS encoding NADPH-dependent F420 reductase, which produces MIENAVKQSDVIIIATPPTAILEIIEKMGDVSGKVIIDATNSIGKNPEPYQTVYHVLSDKTDAEIVKCFNTTGFENMLNPIYNGEAIDMFMAGESEEAKAIALQLSTDAGFGSCIDFGKSDKVELLEKFALSWINLAIMQGHGRNLAFKVVRR; this is translated from the coding sequence GTGATAGAAAATGCGGTAAAGCAAAGTGATGTCATTATAATAGCAACGCCGCCTACCGCAATTTTAGAAATCATTGAAAAAATGGGCGATGTGTCGGGAAAAGTGATTATTGATGCCACCAATTCCATTGGGAAAAATCCGGAACCTTATCAAACTGTATATCACGTTTTATCAGATAAAACTGATGCGGAGATTGTAAAATGTTTCAACACTACAGGTTTTGAAAATATGCTCAATCCAATTTACAATGGTGAAGCAATTGATATGTTTATGGCAGGTGAAAGTGAGGAAGCAAAAGCTATTGCGTTACAATTATCGACTGATGCAGGTTTTGGGTCTTGCATTGATTTTGGTAAATCCGATAAAGTAGAATTATTAGAAAAATTTGCTTTATCGTGGATTAATTTAGCCATAATGCAAGGCCACGGTAGAAATCTGGCGTTTAAGGTAGTTCGTAGATAG
- a CDS encoding o-succinylbenzoate synthase, whose translation MKAEYSRYLLKFKRPSGTSRGVLYDKETFILEVSVDGKKGVGECAIFRGLSFDDSPDYEEKLQWLCNNIQQDSEFLKEELKEFPSIWFGYEQAMLNLKYGGKLYFPSNFTEAKSSIMINGLIWMGDVGYMEEQIQEKIEQGFRCIKLKIGVDWKSEYKILTKLRQKFSKEKLELRVDANGGFSKYEAKIVLQQLSDLHIHSIEQPIKAGNWIDMAELCSATPTPIALDEELIGIIEFNEKKKLLKSIKPQYIILKPSLVGGFSGSDEWISLAEQNGIKWWITSALESNLGLNAIAQYTFTKNNDLPQGLGTGGLFTNNFESDLELKGDRLFFRTE comes from the coding sequence ATGAAAGCAGAATATTCCAGATATTTATTAAAATTTAAACGCCCGAGTGGAACATCTCGTGGCGTTTTGTATGATAAAGAGACTTTTATTCTTGAAGTTTCAGTTGATGGTAAAAAAGGAGTAGGAGAGTGCGCTATTTTCAGAGGACTAAGTTTTGATGACAGTCCTGATTATGAAGAAAAACTGCAATGGCTTTGTAATAACATTCAGCAAGATTCTGAGTTTTTAAAGGAAGAATTAAAAGAATTTCCTTCAATTTGGTTTGGGTACGAACAAGCTATGTTGAATCTGAAGTATGGAGGAAAGCTTTATTTTCCAAGCAATTTTACTGAAGCTAAATCCTCAATTATGATCAATGGTTTGATCTGGATGGGCGATGTAGGGTATATGGAAGAGCAAATTCAGGAAAAAATTGAACAAGGTTTTCGTTGTATAAAACTGAAAATTGGCGTCGATTGGAAATCCGAATATAAAATTCTTACAAAATTAAGACAAAAATTCTCAAAAGAAAAACTAGAACTTCGTGTAGATGCAAACGGTGGATTTTCTAAATATGAAGCGAAAATTGTATTGCAACAGCTGTCAGATCTTCATATTCACTCTATTGAGCAGCCCATAAAAGCAGGAAATTGGATCGATATGGCAGAATTGTGTTCTGCGACACCAACTCCGATTGCTTTGGATGAAGAACTGATTGGAATTATCGAATTTAATGAAAAAAAGAAACTTCTGAAAAGTATAAAACCTCAGTATATTATCTTAAAACCGTCGTTAGTAGGTGGATTTTCAGGTTCAGATGAATGGATATCTCTAGCTGAACAGAATGGTATAAAATGGTGGATTACCTCGGCTTTGGAGAGTAACTTAGGATTAAATGCAATAGCGCAATATACTTTTACGAAAAATAATGATCTTCCTCAGGGTCTCGGAACGGGAGGTTTATTTACAAATAACTTTGAAAGCGATTTGGAATTGAAAGGTGATCGATTGTTTTTCAGAACAGAGTAG
- a CDS encoding lysophospholipid acyltransferase family protein — translation MSLISKNDLINASGLHKIGFLKNPVASAVMSIAKINEVNRLYDKLKDKEGKDFFDSFVRERNLSYVAFEEDLAKIPKTGPFILVSNHPLGAIDGILMCKILSEVRPDFKVMGNFLLEKIKPMEPYVIPVNPFEGRREARNSATGMRETLKHLENGGCVGIFPAGEVSNKNNPYGEILDRDWEKPALKLIKMAKVPVVPMYFHAKNSTLFYQVAKIHPNLQTIMLPAEMMNDREKPIRIRIGKPITVKTMDEMENIEELGEFLKRKVYMMKSYYEKRKSLAQVINLKNLSLKFQLLREENIVQNIIDETPKEDLIKDISKLRGTDKMLFSNGNYEIYFTYYEEIPSVMREIGRQRELTFRAVGEGSNLPFDLDEYDKHYHHLFLWDNAAEKLAGAYRMALGKDVMKKFGIKGFYTSSLFEFEQDIHPFFKKVIEMGRAYICEEYQQKPLPLFLLWRGIVHVCLRNPDHKFLMGGVSISNKFSEFSKSLMIEFMRSNYYDSAVAQYITPRNDFKVKLRDRDKHLFLDEMESDLNKLDKIIDDLEPELRMPVLIKKYIKQNAKVIAFNVDPNFNDAIDGLMYIRISDLPESTIKPVLEEMSEQIRKEQENNLTENQ, via the coding sequence ATGAGCTTAATTTCGAAAAATGATTTAATCAACGCTTCCGGCTTACATAAAATAGGGTTTCTGAAAAACCCTGTAGCGTCTGCTGTAATGAGTATTGCAAAAATAAATGAGGTCAACAGACTTTATGATAAGCTGAAAGATAAGGAAGGTAAAGATTTTTTTGATTCTTTTGTGAGAGAAAGAAATTTGAGCTACGTTGCATTTGAGGAAGACTTAGCAAAAATTCCGAAAACAGGTCCGTTTATCTTGGTTTCTAATCATCCTTTGGGTGCAATTGATGGAATTTTGATGTGTAAAATTCTATCTGAAGTGCGCCCGGATTTTAAAGTAATGGGGAATTTTCTTTTAGAAAAAATAAAACCCATGGAACCTTATGTGATCCCTGTAAATCCTTTTGAAGGAAGAAGAGAAGCACGAAACAGCGCAACAGGAATGCGTGAAACCCTGAAACATCTGGAAAATGGTGGCTGCGTAGGGATTTTTCCTGCCGGTGAAGTTTCAAACAAAAACAATCCTTACGGAGAGATTTTGGATAGAGACTGGGAAAAACCTGCTTTAAAGCTTATCAAAATGGCAAAAGTTCCAGTTGTTCCTATGTATTTTCATGCAAAAAACAGCACTTTATTTTATCAGGTTGCCAAGATTCATCCAAATTTACAGACAATCATGCTTCCTGCAGAAATGATGAATGACCGTGAAAAACCCATCCGTATCAGAATAGGAAAACCTATTACGGTAAAAACGATGGATGAGATGGAAAACATCGAGGAATTGGGAGAATTTTTGAAACGTAAGGTTTATATGATGAAATCTTACTACGAGAAAAGAAAATCTTTGGCACAAGTGATCAACCTTAAAAATTTGTCGCTGAAATTTCAATTGTTGAGAGAAGAAAATATCGTTCAAAATATTATCGATGAAACCCCGAAAGAAGATTTAATAAAAGATATTTCTAAACTTCGAGGTACAGATAAGATGCTTTTCAGCAATGGTAATTACGAAATATATTTTACTTATTACGAAGAAATACCGTCAGTAATGAGGGAAATCGGGAGACAAAGAGAACTTACTTTCCGCGCTGTAGGCGAAGGAAGTAATTTACCTTTTGATCTTGACGAATATGATAAACATTATCATCACTTATTTTTGTGGGATAATGCTGCCGAAAAACTGGCAGGTGCATATAGAATGGCATTAGGTAAAGATGTAATGAAAAAGTTCGGTATCAAAGGCTTTTACACAAGTTCTTTATTTGAGTTTGAACAAGATATTCATCCGTTTTTCAAAAAAGTAATAGAAATGGGACGTGCTTATATTTGCGAAGAATATCAACAAAAGCCACTACCATTATTTCTCTTGTGGAGAGGAATTGTACATGTATGTTTAAGAAATCCTGATCATAAATTCTTGATGGGCGGAGTAAGTATTTCAAATAAATTCTCTGAGTTTTCAAAATCTTTAATGATTGAATTTATGCGTTCAAATTATTACGATTCTGCTGTAGCTCAATACATTACACCAAGAAATGATTTTAAGGTAAAACTCAGAGATCGTGACAAGCATCTTTTTTTAGACGAGATGGAATCTGATCTGAATAAATTAGACAAAATTATAGATGATCTGGAGCCGGAGTTGAGAATGCCTGTTTTGATTAAAAAATACATCAAGCAAAATGCGAAAGTAATTGCCTTCAATGTTGATCCCAACTTCAATGATGCTATTGACGGATTGATGTACATCAGAATAAGTGATCTTCCGGAAAGTACGATAAAGCCTGTTTTAGAGGAAATGAGCGAACAAATAAGAAAAGAACAGGAAAATAATCTGACTGAAAATCAGTAA
- a CDS encoding Crp/Fnr family transcriptional regulator — protein sequence MIEILHNHITKRLGDDLEHLDKALSNFKQITTKRNEQLLQQGEICKYVYFIAKGCLQVYAYDKDFNETTRDIVIEDNWCSELVSFGSGKPSSENIRTIEPCELFAIDRQSFQTMMQTVPQFDKVYKQILESSYANSVYRINTLVSLSALERIKWLMEYRPMLMTRLSSKLIASYLGINKDVFSRLKAKL from the coding sequence ATGATAGAAATTTTGCACAATCATATCACTAAACGACTTGGAGATGACCTTGAACATTTAGACAAGGCTCTTTCAAATTTTAAACAGATTACGACCAAACGTAACGAACAACTTTTGCAACAAGGCGAAATTTGCAAATACGTTTACTTCATTGCCAAAGGTTGCCTGCAAGTTTATGCTTACGACAAAGATTTTAATGAAACTACAAGAGATATTGTAATTGAAGACAACTGGTGTTCGGAATTGGTAAGTTTTGGAAGTGGCAAACCTTCATCTGAAAATATCAGAACTATTGAACCTTGCGAACTTTTTGCTATTGACAGACAGTCATTTCAAACAATGATGCAAACCGTTCCGCAGTTCGACAAAGTATATAAACAAATTCTTGAATCATCTTATGCCAACTCTGTTTATCGCATCAACACATTAGTCTCCTTATCAGCATTAGAAAGAATAAAATGGCTGATGGAATACCGACCGATGTTGATGACAAGACTTTCAAGCAAACTCATCGCGTCCTATTTGGGTATCAACAAAGATGTTTTTAGCCGACTAAAAGCAAAATTGTAA
- a CDS encoding bestrophin — translation MEQFEAGVKKIFADIGRLEYFDMMMKRSNIANHLLKKQIHELGQLKKKGFIDEYEHSDLVRQIVELVNFQGGCERIKNTPLYRQFSVFSRIFVVLFIVLLPFGLVNEMAKIGSYGVWLTVPFSMLISWVFYTMEQIGEFSENPFDNSIMMCHSILFARP, via the coding sequence TTGGAACAATTTGAAGCCGGTGTAAAAAAAATATTCGCAGATATCGGAAGACTTGAATATTTTGACATGATGATGAAGCGAAGCAACATAGCAAATCACCTTCTGAAAAAGCAAATTCATGAACTAGGACAATTGAAAAAGAAAGGTTTTATCGATGAATATGAACACAGCGATCTGGTAAGACAAATTGTTGAATTGGTCAACTTTCAGGGAGGTTGCGAAAGAATAAAAAATACGCCTTTGTATAGACAATTTAGCGTTTTTAGTAGAATTTTTGTGGTGCTGTTTATTGTTTTATTGCCTTTTGGGTTAGTTAACGAAATGGCTAAAATAGGAAGCTACGGAGTTTGGCTTACGGTGCCTTTTTCAATGCTTATTTCTTGGGTATTTTATACCATGGAGCAAATAGGAGAGTTTAGCGAAAACCCGTTTGATAACAGTATCATGATGTGCCACTCAATACTATTTGCAAGACCATAG